The following is a genomic window from Thermodesulfovibrionales bacterium.
GTCCTATGATAAGAATAGAGATATCACCAAATCTTGTATGGGATGAAATGATCTTACAGCCCTCCGTGACACAAATACTTGTTCCCATGGACTGCATGAATATCTCAACCCCGGTATAAATTGCTGCAGCAATACTTATAAACCTGAAGAGTCTATTTTTAGAAATCATTCTAAACATCACATAATATAAGAAAGTTATCTGCTATTTATTAATTTTACCATTATTGTTCAAGAAAGTTAAACCTTTATATACTAAATTCGATCAAGGAAATTTTTATGTGAATCTTGATATACTTAAATAAAATAGATTTTATTAATTATGGATTACAGAAAGCTGATTATAAAACCAATGCTCGCAATGCCCTCCACCCTGCCCTTTGATTCTGAAAAATATGTATTTGAACTCAAGTGGGATGGCACAAGATGTATTGCCTTTATTGATAAAAATGTTGTAAGACTTCAGAACAGACGACTGCTGGATATATCCGGAAGATACCCTGAGTTTAAAAACCTTCAAGATTCAATAAAAATCGGAGCTGCTATTTTGGATGGAGAGATAGTTATTCTTCATAAAGGAAAACCTGATTTTGAAAGGCTTCAGCAGAGAGAACATATAGAAGACAGGCTCAGAATTAAGCTCCTCTCTGAAACAATGCCAGCAACATATATAGTCTTTGATATCCTTTATTTAAAGGATAAATCCTTGATGGATCTTTCTCTTATGAGACGGAAAAATATTCTTAAGGAAAACCTGAATCCTTCTGAGCTGGTTATTATTTCCGAACATTATGAAAAAGGTAGAGAGCTTTATAACTTAGCTCTTAAAAAAGGCTTCGAAGGCATTATGGCTAAGGATAAGGAAAGTCCTTATTTAGAGGGAAGAAGGTCATCTTACTGGCTAAAGATTAAAAAATCCAATGATATTGATGCTGTGATATGCGGAATTCTGGAAGGAAGGAAAAAGAGTGTGCCGCTGGGTTCTTTAATATTAGGTCTTTACAGAAATGGTGAACTTATCCATATAGGTCAGGTTGGCACAGGATTTAATGAAGAGGAAATTCAAAGAATTCTTAAAATAACAGAAAAACTCTATACATCCAAACCTGCCTTCAAGGTAACTCCGTATTTCAAAAGAAAAGTTCAGTGGCTTATACCTGAGCTTGTGGCAAAGATCAAATTTCTTGAATGGACTAAAGATGGCAAATTAAGATCACCTGTTTTCGTTCATCTAAGATTTGATAAACCACCTCATGAATGTGAATTGAAAGTTTAAACAGCCTTCTTCTTTTTTTCAAGACTCTTTTTAAGAGCATCCATAAGGTTTACAACCTTTTCAACCTCTTTCTTTGGTGCTATCTTGACCTCTTTACCAGCTATCTTTGATTTTATTATCTTTATGAGCTCTTCCCTGTATTCATCTTTGTAATCATTTATATTAAATTTTCCAGTATAATATTTTATTAATTCTTCGGCAAGTTCTATCTCTTTTTCATCAAGATGGATTTTTTCAGGAATATTTAAAAAATCTGGTTTGATAATTTCATCAGCATAAAAAAGCGACTGGATTGTAAGAGCATTATGGAATATCCTTAAAATCCCTATATGCTCTCTCTCCCTCAGGATAAACCTGACAATTCCCACCTTTCCTGTCTTTTTCATTACTGTTCTTAATAATATATAGGCCCGTTCAGCACCTTCTGCAGGCTGAAGATAATAAGACTTTTCAAAATATATAGGATCAACATCCTTAGGATCAAAAAATTTAACTATCTCTATATTCTTTAAATCTTTATAGGGTGCTTCTAATTCTTCTTCTGTAAGAATTACAAACTTTCCCTTTTCATATTCATAACCCCTAACTATATCTTCCATTTCAAGACGGACATTGCAGGATGGACAGAATTTTTCATAATTTACAGGTGTTGAACACTTCTTATGTAGGAGATGAAAGGATATGTCTGATCTGTGAATTGCTCCATAAAGCTTTACAGGAATATTTACGAGGCCAAAGGTTATGTTGCCGCTCCATAGAGCTTTCATGCTTTAATATATCATTTTTTTAATACCTTTACAACTAAAAAGTTTACCGATTTTGCCAAAAAGGTCTTCGAGCATTGCCCGTTTTTTCCTATCAG
Proteins encoded in this region:
- the ligD gene encoding non-homologous end-joining DNA ligase, giving the protein MDYRKLIIKPMLAMPSTLPFDSEKYVFELKWDGTRCIAFIDKNVVRLQNRRLLDISGRYPEFKNLQDSIKIGAAILDGEIVILHKGKPDFERLQQREHIEDRLRIKLLSETMPATYIVFDILYLKDKSLMDLSLMRRKNILKENLNPSELVIISEHYEKGRELYNLALKKGFEGIMAKDKESPYLEGRRSSYWLKIKKSNDIDAVICGILEGRKKSVPLGSLILGLYRNGELIHIGQVGTGFNEEEIQRILKITEKLYTSKPAFKVTPYFKRKVQWLIPELVAKIKFLEWTKDGKLRSPVFVHLRFDKPPHECELKV
- a CDS encoding Ku protein, producing MKALWSGNITFGLVNIPVKLYGAIHRSDISFHLLHKKCSTPVNYEKFCPSCNVRLEMEDIVRGYEYEKGKFVILTEEELEAPYKDLKNIEIVKFFDPKDVDPIYFEKSYYLQPAEGAERAYILLRTVMKKTGKVGIVRFILREREHIGILRIFHNALTIQSLFYADEIIKPDFLNIPEKIHLDEKEIELAEELIKYYTGKFNINDYKDEYREELIKIIKSKIAGKEVKIAPKKEVEKVVNLMDALKKSLEKKKKAV